The Archangium primigenium genomic interval CAGCGACCGGAGCCGGTCGCGCACCCGCGCCAGGTCCTCGCTCGCCTTGTGCAGGTCCTTCTCCTGGTGGGCGAGGCTCAGCTCCTCGGCGTGCTGGTTCTTGGCCAGGCCCCGGAGCACGTCCTCGGTGTCCCCCATCTGCTTCTGCAGGGTGTAGTGCCGGGTGAGGATCTCGTTGTAGCGCTCCTCCACCCGGGCCACCTCGATGGCCAGCTCGGCGATCTCCCGCTTCTTCTGCAGGGCGCCCACGGCCACGCCCTCGCGCTCGCCGCCGGTGATGGTGCCGTCCGGGCGGAACACCTCGCCCTCCAGCGTGACGAGCGTCCACGCGGCGCCCTCGGACTCGGCGCAGGCGCGCGCCGTGGCCAGGTCCTCCACGACGACCACGTCGCCGAGCAGCAGCCGCATCACGGGGCGCAGGGCCTCCTCGCACGTCACCTCGTCCAGGGCGCGCGCGAGCATGCCCGGGCGTGACAGGTCCGGCTGGACCTCGCCTGGGACGCGCTCGGGGGTGGGCACGGGCAGGAAGCTGCCCCGGCCCTCGGCCGCGTCCTTGAGGTACTCCACGAGCTCCACGCCCTTGGCGCGGCTCTCCACCACCACGTGCTGCAGGCGCTCGCCGAGCACCGCCTCCACCGCGCGCTCGTAGCGCGGCGTGGTGGACAGCACGTCCGCCACGAGGCCGAAGATGCCCTGGGTGCGCGCCTCCTCGCCCGCGCGCACCATCACCGCGCGCACGCCCCGGTCAAAGCCCTCGTAATCCTTCTGCAGGGACTCCAGCGACGCGAGCCGGCTGCGCTTGTCGCTCAGCTCCTCGCGCAGGCCGATGACCTGGACCTCGTTCTCGGTGAAGGCCTGGCGCGTGGTGCGCAGGGCCTCTTCCTCCTGACCCCGGCGCTCGGCGATCTCCAGGGACAGGTGGCGGCTGCCCTCCAGGCGGCGGGCGACGCTCTGGCGCGCCTCCTCGAGCTGGCCCTCCTGGGCGCGCAGGGTCTCCACCTCGGCGCGGGCGCGGGCGCGCCGGGCCTCCAGGTCCGTCTTCTGGCGCGCGAGGTTGACGAGGTTGCTCTCGTGGTTGGCCAGGCGGCTGGCCACGGTGACGAGCGCGGCGCGCTCCTGCTCGAGTCGCAGGGACACCTCGCCCTGGAGCTGGCCCGCGCGGCGCAGCTCCTCCTGGGCCACCTTCATGGCGACCTCGTCCTCCTTCCACGAGCCGGCGATGGTGCTCAGCTCCACCTCGCGCGAGGCCATGGTCTCGGCCACCTCGGCCTGGCGGGCCTTGAGCGCGGCGAGCTCCACCTCGGACTGCCCCACCCGCGCGCTCGTCTCCTCCAGGTCCTTGCGCCAGTAGGCCAGGTCCTGCTCGGAGCGCTGCACGGCGCTCTCCAGGGTGTGCACGTCGGCGGAGAGCTTCTGCAGCGTCTGGGCCCCGGTCTCCAGGTCCGCGCGGCGCTGGGCGATGGCCTCCTCCAGGGCGCGCATCCGGTCCAGGCCCTCGCGCTCCTCGCCGCTCACGCTGCCCAGGCGCTCCTGCAGCTGCTTGGACTCGGCGTGCAGGCCCAGGTAGCGGTGCGAGGCCGAGTGCAGCTCGATCTCGCGCATGCGCCCCTTGAGCTTCTTGTACTTCTCGGCCTTCTTGGCCTGGCGCGACAGGCTCTCCAGGCGGCGCTCCAGCTCGCCCGTCACGTCCGTGACGCGCAGGAGGTTGGCCTGGGTGGCCTCCAGCTTGCGCTCGGCGGCCTTGCGGCGCGACTTGTACTTGGTGACGCCCGCGGCCTCCTCGATGAGGTGGCGCCGGTCCTCGGGCTTGCTGGACACGATGAGGCCCACGCGGCCCTGCTCGATGATGGAGTAGGCCTTGGTGCCCACGCCCGTGCCGAGGAACAGCTCGGTGATGTCGAGCAGACGGCACGTCGTCTTGTTGATGAGGTACTCGGACTCGCCGTTGCGGAAGAGCCGGCGGGTGACCGTCACCTCGGGGATGCCGCCCAGGTGCGCGGGCATCGTGTCCGTGTCGTCCACGTGGAAGGTGAGCGACACCTCGGCCATGGACAAGGGCGGCTTGGACTCCGAGCCGTTGAAGATGACGTCCTCCATGCCGCGGCCGCGCAGGTTCTTGGCGCTCTGCTCGCCCATCACCCAGCGGATGGAGTCCACCACGTTCGACTTGCCACAGCCGTTGGGGCCGACGATGCCCGTGACGCCCTCATCGAAGGTGAAGACGCTGCGATCCATGAACGACTTGAATCCGGTGATGTCCAGGCGCTTGATTCGCATGGGTTCGACGGGCTCCCGAGAAGGTCGAGCGGCGGAGTACGAAAGTGGCTCCGAGGCCGAAAAATCGGCTCCGGAGCGATTGGTCACGAGTAGCACGCTCGATTTCGAGCGATCAAGCACGACCCCCCGACAACCCTGGCGGGCAGGCAAGAAATCGTCCGCCAGCAGTGGGCCCTACCGGCGTGATGCGAGCTGTAGCAGAGGGGTCTGACATGCGGGCCGGGTCCCCCCGAGGCGTCGGGCCTGCGAGGGGGGACACGCGCGCCCGGAGGGCGGCCAGGGACTCAGGCGTCCGAGGCGGCGGCCACGGGCGGCTTGGGGCCGGCCTGGGGCTCCACGGTCACGCGCACGACGCGCGGCCCCTCGACCTCCTCCACCTGGATGCGCCACATGTCCAGCTTGAGCAGGTCGCCCTTCTCGGGGATGCGACCGAGCCTGGCCATGATGTAGCCGGCGATGGTGGTCACCTCGACGTCCTCGTCGTCGATCTCGAACGAGACGTCCAGGCGGTCCTCCAGGTCATCGAGCTGGGCGGTGCCGGGCAGCTCGAAGCGGCCACCGGGCAGCGAGCGCACCTCGTCCACGCGCCGACCCAGCTCCGCCACGTCGCCGACGATCTCCGCCACCACGTCCGCGATGGTGACCAGGCCCGAGGTGCCGCCGTGCTCGTCCACCACGAGCGCCGTCTGGCGCCGCCGACGGCGGAACTCGTTGAGCAGCTGCTCGAGCGTCACGTGCTCGGGGACGTAGAGCACGGGCCGCTGCACCTGGGAGAGGCTGCGCAATTCGCCGCGCGAGAGCAGGAAGAAGAGGTCCTTGACGTTCACCACCCCCTCCACCTCGTCCATGTTGCCGCGGCACACCGGCAGCCACGTGTGGCCGGCGGCGCGCGCGTCCGCCACGCACTTGTCCAGGGGCTCCTCCATGTCGAGGAACTTCACCTGATTGCGCGGCACCATGACCTGGCGCGCCGACTTCTGGGCCATCTCCAGCGAGCGCTCGAGCAGCTCGGCGCGCGCGGTGGTGATGGCGCCCGCCTGGGCCGAGGAGTGCAGGATGACGCGCAGCTCGTCCTCGTTGTGCGCGTCCTGGGACTCGTGCGCCGTGTGCATGCCGAAGGCCTTGAGCACCCAGCCGGCCAGCGCGTTGAGCACCCAGATGGCCGGGTAGAACAGGATGTAGAACAGGCGCATGGGCAGCGCCACGGCGAGCGTGGTGGCCTCGGCGCGCTGGATGGCGAGGCTCTTGGGGGCGAGCTCCCCCAGCACGATGTGCAGGAAGGTGATGATGGCGAAGGC includes:
- the smc gene encoding chromosome segregation protein SMC, coding for MRIKRLDITGFKSFMDRSVFTFDEGVTGIVGPNGCGKSNVVDSIRWVMGEQSAKNLRGRGMEDVIFNGSESKPPLSMAEVSLTFHVDDTDTMPAHLGGIPEVTVTRRLFRNGESEYLINKTTCRLLDITELFLGTGVGTKAYSIIEQGRVGLIVSSKPEDRRHLIEEAAGVTKYKSRRKAAERKLEATQANLLRVTDVTGELERRLESLSRQAKKAEKYKKLKGRMREIELHSASHRYLGLHAESKQLQERLGSVSGEEREGLDRMRALEEAIAQRRADLETGAQTLQKLSADVHTLESAVQRSEQDLAYWRKDLEETSARVGQSEVELAALKARQAEVAETMASREVELSTIAGSWKEDEVAMKVAQEELRRAGQLQGEVSLRLEQERAALVTVASRLANHESNLVNLARQKTDLEARRARARAEVETLRAQEGQLEEARQSVARRLEGSRHLSLEIAERRGQEEEALRTTRQAFTENEVQVIGLREELSDKRSRLASLESLQKDYEGFDRGVRAVMVRAGEEARTQGIFGLVADVLSTTPRYERAVEAVLGERLQHVVVESRAKGVELVEYLKDAAEGRGSFLPVPTPERVPGEVQPDLSRPGMLARALDEVTCEEALRPVMRLLLGDVVVVEDLATARACAESEGAAWTLVTLEGEVFRPDGTITGGEREGVAVGALQKKREIAELAIEVARVEERYNEILTRHYTLQKQMGDTEDVLRGLAKNQHAEELSLAHQEKDLHKASEDLARVRDRLRSLDADESQLVHMYEGLAHEEENSRGEVAHGQADREAREERVKQLLGELESLKQRAETASSNLMGLKVKVAAGGERGDSARKELESLLAQKEEMASRVRKLESTVRDGAARVAEFNRRIDETEATRAQKAEELFGAAQGLEGRRSGHATASGEVREQENALRELRTTLDALTQGLSQMTLREREIVLELEHLVSGVRERHGLELADEVHHYHLLPSLSEEAEQELKELRAQVEKMGEINLTAIDEHADLTERSAFLLAQKKDLTDSIEKLHEAIRRIDASSRDRFKQTFDVVNEKFQAIFPRLFGGGRASLVLTQEGPGGEPGVEIVAQPPGKKLQSMNLLSGGEKALTAVALIFAIFLIKPTPFCLLDEVDAPLDEGNVGRYNDMVKEMSKQSQFILITHNKRTMEVADTLYGVTMEEPGISKLVSVRLREATAANDNSSVA
- a CDS encoding hemolysin family protein; its protein translation is MEWVFLGLALLLVLANGFFVATEFAIVKIRPTRLQAMVDDGRPGAGNAQKMVDKLDAYLSATQFGITLASLGLGWLGEPAFAHLLEPVLARVVPEAAGPAVAHTVSVAIAFAIITFLHIVLGELAPKSLAIQRAEATTLAVALPMRLFYILFYPAIWVLNALAGWVLKAFGMHTAHESQDAHNEDELRVILHSSAQAGAITTARAELLERSLEMAQKSARQVMVPRNQVKFLDMEEPLDKCVADARAAGHTWLPVCRGNMDEVEGVVNVKDLFFLLSRGELRSLSQVQRPVLYVPEHVTLEQLLNEFRRRRRQTALVVDEHGGTSGLVTIADVVAEIVGDVAELGRRVDEVRSLPGGRFELPGTAQLDDLEDRLDVSFEIDDEDVEVTTIAGYIMARLGRIPEKGDLLKLDMWRIQVEEVEGPRVVRVTVEPQAGPKPPVAAASDA